The stretch of DNA GTATAAGAAAAAATTGAAATTCGAAGTTATGAGCGACGAACCGCACTGGATTGTGGTCGGTCCGAAAGGCTCTTCTACAGGATTGCATCTCTGTCCTGATGCGGAACTTGAACCGGGAAACCAGGGGATTGTACTAAAAGCGGACAGCATAGAAAAGACATGCAAAGAATTGAAAGATAATGGCATTGAATTCGTGCGTGAACTCTCTCCATCAGAGTGGGATGAAAATATTAGATACGCAGTGTTCAAAGATCCGGATGGAAATGAGTTTTCGCTTATGCCAAAGTGAATCCAATTCTATCGCAGGAGTGATGATGAAGCTTTATAAAGTCAAAACTTTCAGGACTCTATATTACAAATTGATAATTGTCAGCCTTAAATACAGCGCCATGTAATACTTCCCTGGAGGGTTACTATATGCATACAATCACAGACGATTTCATGAGGCAGATGCTCCTCAAGACGAAGAATTACTGTATCGTTATTTTGAGAGCCGGGCCGAAAAGTAAGGAACCTGGCGCAGAAAAGATCATATGGGAACATGGCAGGAGGAACTTCGCGCTCCGTGCGGATGGAGTGTTGCCGATTGTTTGCCCCGTCATTGACGGAAGCGATATAAGAGGCGTTGGCATATTCGATACCACTGTTGAAGAAACAAAAAGGATAATGGATGAAGATCCGGGAGTAAAAGCACAAATCTTTGTCTACGAACTTCATGCGTGTCGGAGCTTCCCGGGAAGTTGCTTACCGAAATGATACTTAAATTCATTACTCTGAATATAACAGGGATTCATAAACTATATTCGACAATGCGCTTCAGACTATTTCTGACTGGTATGACGTTTTATTGACACCTAATTTTCTTATCAGCCCTACAGCTTTCACAATTATAAGTTAACTCCCAATATATCTTTGAGAACTTGTGAGGCCTTTTTGACATATTCATCTGATGGTTCAGTGAGCTTTCCTTCTCCGACACATTCAGGGACTATAAAATTCTTATAAAATTTCCCTATCTAAACTACCAAATACTTAAGCAAAATCTCTTCCAAAACGAAGAACTCTTTTCCACTCATCTCTTTCAGTGTATTCCTCATTGTAGTATGCATTCAACAGAACCCACATTTTGAAGAACATATCGCTTCCTCAGCCTGATTCCACACGATGGATTTTCAGCAGGGCTGTGCCTCGCCTTCGGGGCCCGTCGGGGTTGGCATCTTGACGACTTCGAAATCTGTGGTTTTCACATTCTTAAGGAGTGCAAGCTCCTGGTCATTCCAGCGGGAGTCGGGGGCGCCAGACAGGAACATCGCGCCGCCGTTATCAGCGATAATCATCCCGTATTTTTTCAAAGCGCGCAGTATGACCTGCTCATTTTCAGGAAACTCGCTTATGTTAAAGCTCGCCTTGAGGCGGAAGCGGGCTCCCATGGGCGGGTATTTTGCATCCGTCAGAGTACTCGCGTAGTGCCTTGCGGGGCATACGAACGCTTTGCGGGTTTTGGGAACGGTAAAGCGGAGAGCGTGCTTGATTTCCTTCCGGCCTACCACCTCATCGTAGCGCACCAGGCCTGGGAATATCGGGAGACCTGCCGCGTCGGCCGAGGTGAAGCGCGCCGGCCTCAAGGCGTTTGAAGTAAGATTGAAGACTGCGCCAGACCCTGCCTTCCACGAACCGTCGCTGTTAGGGTAGCCCGCATAAAGCTCGTAAAGCGTCTTGGCGTCACGGTCGATAACGAGGATATGTCTGTCCCCGGAGCTTTGTGGCCCGCCCTCAATCGGCGCATCCGGAGGGATGGGGTAGGGGACTTTGTCGCTTTCTTCCGCATAATCGAATGAGACTTTGACTTTGGGCTGGCTTCCGGAAACGACGATATAGGGGATGCCGTTTGGCGCCCCGTTCCAGACGGTTCCGAAATCAGGGTGGAGAGGACGAATTCCGATTGTTGAAATTATGAGGTTTGAATCGGGGTCGACAGGAAGGGCCGAGATGTCCTCATTCCACGGATTGTCCGGTGGAAAAGACAAGAAACCTTGCATGTCTGCGCCCGGGCCGAGATCCGGAACACCGACCTGAGCGCTTCCTTCTGGTATGGGGGCTGAAGTCGGAGTCGTACCTATATTTGTGGAAGCTGGAGCAGTGCTCATTGGAGGTGGAATTGAGATACAGCCGGATAAAAAGAATGCGGTGACGAGAAACACAACGAAGATCTTCACTTTCCCCATCATGCTACCAGCGGAATTATTTGACTCATCGCCATTATATTCACATTTTCGTCCTGCCTCTTTTTCATTCCCCTTGTTCATTTCTTGACCCTTCTTTATGGAAGGTATATTTGCTTGGCAATAAATCTAATGCCAGGAAAACAGTATAAAAATAGAAATTAATTATTCTTATATGTTTAAATATGTAGGCCATTTTCATAAAGGGAATATTTAAAAATCCATAAATGCCCGGATTGCCATCATTGAAAAAGGATTGACCCAATTGTCCATAAAAAACTGCGTAATATGTTATCCGATTTCGAAAGTGTTAAGCAGCATTTCTTTACATGAAGGTCAAGATTTTTCAAACCTTTTCCATTT from Candidatus Methanoperedens sp. encodes:
- a CDS encoding VOC family protein, whose protein sequence is MVITQIATVAVMVSDENKAKEWYKKKLKFEVMSDEPHWIVVGPKGSSTGLHLCPDAELEPGNQGIVLKADSIEKTCKELKDNGIEFVRELSPSEWDENIRYAVFKDPDGNEFSLMPK